The Salvelinus namaycush isolate Seneca chromosome 1, SaNama_1.0, whole genome shotgun sequence genome has a window encoding:
- the LOC120053490 gene encoding follistatin-A isoform X2, translated as MLRMLQKLQLQPGMLLLLIWLCHFMEDQKVQAGNCWLQQGKNGRCQVLYVPGMSREECCRSGRLGTSWTEEDVPNSTLFRWMIFNGGAPNCIPCKETCDNVDCGPGKRCKMNRRSKPRCVCAPDCSNVTWKGPVCGSDGKTYKDECALLKSKCKVHLDLEVQYQGKCKKTCRDVLCPGSSTCVVDQTNNAYCVMCNRICPEQRSPDQFLCGNDGIIYASACHLRRATCLLGRSIGVAYQGRCIKAKSCEDIQCSAGKKCLWDARMSRGRCSLCDEACPESRMDEAVCASDNTTYPSECAMKQTACSLGMLLEVKHSGSCN; from the exons ATGCTCAGGATGCTACAGAAACTCCAGCTCCAACCGGGGATGCTTCTACTATTGATATGGCTCTGTCATTTCATGGAAGATCAAAAAGTACAAG CTGGTAACTGCTGGTTACAGCAGGGGAAGAACGGGAGGTGTCAGGTGCTCTACGTACCGGGGATGAGCCGAGAGGAGTGCTGTAGAAGCGGGAGGCTGGGGACGTCATGGACTGAGGAGGATGTACCCAACAGCACCTTGTTCCGGTGGATGATCTTTAACGGCGGAGCCCCCAACTGCATACCCTGCAAAG AAACGTGCGACAACGTGGACTGTGGACCTGGAAAGAGATGCAAGATGAACAGGAGAAGCAAGCCACGCTGCGTCTGCGCGCCAGACTGCTCCAACGTCACTTGGAAAGGACCTGTCTGCGGATCGGATGGAAAGACGTACAAAGACGAGTGTGCGTTGCTCAAGTCCAAATGTAAAGTCCATCTGGACCTGGAAGTGCAGTACCAGGGCAAATGCAAGA AGACCTGCCGTGACGTGTTATGCCCGGGAAGCTCCACGTGCGTCGTTGACCAGACGAATAACGCATATTGTGTGATGTGTAATCGGATCTGCCCTGAACAGAGGTCACCGGATCAGTTCCTGTGTGGCAACGACGGGATCATCTATGCCAGTGCGTGCCATCTGAGGAGGGCCACATGTCTCCTGGGCAGATCCATAGGAGTAGCATATCAGGGGAGATGCATCA AGGCCAAGTCGTGCGAGGACATCCAGTGCAGCGCGGGGAAGAAGTGTCTGTGGGATGCCAGGATGAGCCGAGGCCGCTGTTCCCTCTGTGACGAGGCGTGTCCGGAGAGCCGGATGGACGAGGCGGTGTGCGCCAGCGACAACACCACCTACCCGTCAGAGTGTGCTATGAAGCAGACTGCCTGCTCTCTGGGGATGCTCCTGGAGGTTAAGCATTCAGGATCTTGCAACT ag
- the LOC120053490 gene encoding follistatin-A isoform X1 codes for MLRMLQKLQLQPGMLLLLIWLCHFMEDQKVQAGNCWLQQGKNGRCQVLYVPGMSREECCRSGRLGTSWTEEDVPNSTLFRWMIFNGGAPNCIPCKETCDNVDCGPGKRCKMNRRSKPRCVCAPDCSNVTWKGPVCGSDGKTYKDECALLKSKCKVHLDLEVQYQGKCKKTCRDVLCPGSSTCVVDQTNNAYCVMCNRICPEQRSPDQFLCGNDGIIYASACHLRRATCLLGRSIGVAYQGRCIKAKSCEDIQCSAGKKCLWDARMSRGRCSLCDEACPESRMDEAVCASDNTTYPSECAMKQTACSLGMLLEVKHSGSCNSITEAPEEEEEEEEEEEQEDQDYTIYIHLSSLLDG; via the exons ATGCTCAGGATGCTACAGAAACTCCAGCTCCAACCGGGGATGCTTCTACTATTGATATGGCTCTGTCATTTCATGGAAGATCAAAAAGTACAAG CTGGTAACTGCTGGTTACAGCAGGGGAAGAACGGGAGGTGTCAGGTGCTCTACGTACCGGGGATGAGCCGAGAGGAGTGCTGTAGAAGCGGGAGGCTGGGGACGTCATGGACTGAGGAGGATGTACCCAACAGCACCTTGTTCCGGTGGATGATCTTTAACGGCGGAGCCCCCAACTGCATACCCTGCAAAG AAACGTGCGACAACGTGGACTGTGGACCTGGAAAGAGATGCAAGATGAACAGGAGAAGCAAGCCACGCTGCGTCTGCGCGCCAGACTGCTCCAACGTCACTTGGAAAGGACCTGTCTGCGGATCGGATGGAAAGACGTACAAAGACGAGTGTGCGTTGCTCAAGTCCAAATGTAAAGTCCATCTGGACCTGGAAGTGCAGTACCAGGGCAAATGCAAGA AGACCTGCCGTGACGTGTTATGCCCGGGAAGCTCCACGTGCGTCGTTGACCAGACGAATAACGCATATTGTGTGATGTGTAATCGGATCTGCCCTGAACAGAGGTCACCGGATCAGTTCCTGTGTGGCAACGACGGGATCATCTATGCCAGTGCGTGCCATCTGAGGAGGGCCACATGTCTCCTGGGCAGATCCATAGGAGTAGCATATCAGGGGAGATGCATCA AGGCCAAGTCGTGCGAGGACATCCAGTGCAGCGCGGGGAAGAAGTGTCTGTGGGATGCCAGGATGAGCCGAGGCCGCTGTTCCCTCTGTGACGAGGCGTGTCCGGAGAGCCGGATGGACGAGGCGGTGTGCGCCAGCGACAACACCACCTACCCGTCAGAGTGTGCTATGAAGCAGACTGCCTGCTCTCTGGGGATGCTCCTGGAGGTTAAGCATTCAGGATCTTGCAACT CCATTACAGAAGCcccggaggaagaggaggaggaggaggaggaggaggagcaggaagaTCAGGACTACACGATTTATATCCACCTGTCCTCCTTATTGGATGGATAG